A DNA window from Chryseobacterium scophthalmum contains the following coding sequences:
- the mraZ gene encoding division/cell wall cluster transcriptional repressor MraZ, whose amino-acid sequence MRNFIGTYECKIDDKGRLKVPSSLIKQMEDFEDKTFVVKRSVFQPCLEVYPMKAWDKLMDKINKLNRFIKKNADFIRMFTAGVKTVELDTAGRLQISKDLTHFGSLTKDIVITSAGELFEIWDKEAYEKVIATNEDDFASLAEDVMGAFDEE is encoded by the coding sequence ATGAGAAATTTCATTGGAACATATGAGTGCAAAATAGACGACAAGGGTCGCCTTAAAGTGCCTTCATCGCTAATTAAGCAGATGGAGGACTTTGAGGATAAAACCTTTGTGGTAAAGCGTTCTGTGTTTCAACCATGTCTTGAAGTTTACCCTATGAAAGCCTGGGATAAGCTGATGGATAAGATAAATAAGTTGAATAGATTCATCAAAAAAAATGCAGATTTTATAAGAATGTTTACAGCAGGAGTGAAGACGGTTGAGCTTGATACCGCCGGAAGACTGCAGATTTCGAAAGACCTTACCCATTTTGGAAGCCTTACAAAGGATATTGTGATAACGAGTGCGGGAGAACTTTTTGAAATTTGGGATAAAGAAGCTTATGAAAAAGTAATTGCGACCAATGAAGACGATTTTGCAAGCCTTGCAGAAGATGTGATGGGAGCGTTTGATGAAGAATAA
- a CDS encoding alpha/beta fold hydrolase, giving the protein MRFSTKKEKKYNFIEAGEGHPLVLLHGLMGGLSNFDKMVSFFSEKGFKVYVPQLPIYDLPVLNTNLTTIAKFVIKFIQTNIGKPVTIVGNSMGGHVGLILTLARPDLVQNLVLTGSSGLYERAFGDSFPRKNDRSYIRKKAEEVFYDPSVATEDLVDEVFSVVNDRMKGIKTVMLARSAIKHNMLNDLPKISRPTCLIWGKQDNVTPPEVAIDMHKFIPNSDLFWIDKCGHAAMMEKPDEFNEILYDWVKDKI; this is encoded by the coding sequence ATGAGATTTAGTACAAAAAAAGAAAAGAAATATAACTTTATAGAAGCTGGAGAAGGTCACCCTCTTGTGCTTTTGCACGGGTTGATGGGTGGATTGAGTAATTTTGATAAAATGGTGAGTTTTTTTTCAGAAAAAGGTTTTAAGGTTTATGTACCTCAATTACCGATTTACGATTTGCCGGTACTCAATACCAATCTCACAACGATTGCAAAATTTGTAATCAAATTTATCCAAACCAATATTGGCAAACCAGTTACCATTGTAGGTAATTCTATGGGTGGTCATGTCGGTTTAATTTTAACTTTGGCGCGCCCAGATTTGGTACAAAACCTTGTGTTAACAGGAAGTTCCGGTTTATACGAAAGAGCTTTTGGCGACAGTTTCCCAAGAAAAAACGACCGTTCTTATATCAGAAAGAAAGCAGAAGAGGTTTTTTATGACCCTTCAGTTGCTACTGAGGATTTGGTAGATGAAGTTTTCAGTGTGGTAAATGATCGAATGAAAGGAATCAAAACCGTAATGTTGGCAAGAAGTGCCATCAAACACAATATGTTGAATGATCTTCCTAAAATCTCAAGACCAACATGTCTTATTTGGGGAAAACAAGACAATGTAACACCTCCGGAAGTTGCAATCGACATGCACAAATTTATCCCTAATTCAGATTTATTCTGGATCGATAAATGCGGACATGCTGCAATGATGGAAAAGCCAGATGAGTTTAATGAAATTCTTTACGACTGGGTAAAAGACAAAATATAA
- the yihA gene encoding ribosome biogenesis GTP-binding protein YihA/YsxC: MVIKTATFVKSSGKWQECPEPDMPEYAFIGRSNVGKSSLINAMMNHKDLAKTSGTPGKTQLINHFLVNENWYLTDLPGYGYAKVSKVLRKDFEKLITNYILNRRNLVNLFVLVDSRHNPQKIDLEFIQWCGESGVPFSIVFTKADKLKPNIAIKNVEAYKNELLKTWADLPEMYVTSAEKKEGCDEILNFIQTTNEFLVNNSVNFNE, from the coding sequence ATGGTTATAAAAACAGCAACGTTTGTAAAAAGCAGTGGAAAATGGCAAGAATGCCCAGAACCTGACATGCCGGAATATGCTTTCATTGGAAGATCAAACGTAGGTAAGTCTTCATTGATTAATGCAATGATGAACCACAAAGATTTAGCAAAAACATCAGGAACGCCGGGAAAAACTCAGCTTATCAATCATTTTTTGGTTAACGAAAACTGGTATCTTACCGATTTGCCGGGTTATGGGTATGCAAAAGTTTCGAAAGTTCTCAGAAAAGATTTTGAAAAACTGATTACCAACTATATTCTTAACAGAAGAAATCTTGTGAATCTTTTTGTATTGGTAGATTCTCGTCACAATCCACAAAAGATCGATTTGGAGTTTATACAATGGTGTGGCGAAAGCGGAGTTCCGTTTTCAATTGTTTTTACGAAAGCAGACAAATTGAAACCCAACATTGCCATCAAGAATGTTGAAGCCTATAAAAATGAATTGCTGAAAACATGGGCTGATCTTCCTGAAATGTATGTAACCTCAGCAGAAAAGAAAGAAGGATGCGACGAAATTTTAAATTTCATTCAGACAACAAACGAATTTTTAGTTAATAATAGCGTTAATTTCAATGAGTAA
- a CDS encoding GNAT family N-acetyltransferase, whose amino-acid sequence MSNIVWKIKSFEELTTSELYEIIKARVDVFVVEQDTPYPDLDGYDQKALHLWAEQEDKTVLAYCRIFDRGIKYDETSIGRVLTSEKGRGKNLGKQLIQYAVETIENRFKTSEVRISAQDYLLRFYSGFGFTATEKKYLEDNIPHTEMFRK is encoded by the coding sequence ATGAGTAATATTGTTTGGAAAATAAAAAGTTTCGAAGAATTGACGACTTCCGAACTTTACGAAATCATTAAAGCAAGAGTAGATGTTTTTGTGGTTGAGCAAGACACTCCTTATCCTGATTTGGATGGATATGATCAAAAAGCACTACATCTTTGGGCAGAGCAAGAGGATAAAACCGTATTAGCATACTGCCGAATTTTTGACAGAGGAATAAAATATGACGAAACTTCAATTGGAAGAGTTTTAACCTCAGAAAAAGGCAGAGGAAAAAATCTAGGAAAACAATTGATACAATATGCAGTTGAAACGATAGAAAACCGTTTTAAAACTTCTGAAGTAAGAATTTCTGCACAGGATTATTTGTTGAGATTTTATTCAGGTTTTGGCTTTACAGCTACCGAAAAAAAATATTTGGAAGACAACATTCCGCATACGGAAATGTTTAGGAAATAA
- a CDS encoding restriction endonuclease subunit S domain-containing protein: MQELDKLTVSKYSVSGLRNSNIVILTAIMLEEMCFSKHFVKGMLSSDFLLVIFRKITNHLIVLKSENT; encoded by the coding sequence ATGCAAGAGTTGGACAAGCTAACTGTTTCGAAATATTCTGTTTCAGGATTGAGAAATAGCAATATTGTTATCTTGACAGCAATCATGCTTGAAGAAATGTGTTTTTCTAAACATTTCGTAAAAGGAATGTTATCTTCTGATTTTTTGCTTGTAATATTCCGGAAAATTACCAACCATTTGATTGTTTTAAAATCTGAAAACACCTAA